The following are from one region of the Edwardsiella tarda ATCC 15947 = NBRC 105688 genome:
- the murC gene encoding UDP-N-acetylmuramate--L-alanine ligase codes for MNTQQLAKLRTMVPEMGRVRHIHFVGIGGAGMGGIAEVLANEGYQISGSDLAPNAVTQQLSELGAQIYFNHRPENVRDASVVVVSTAIAADNPEIIAAREARIPVIRRAEMLAELMRFRHGIAIAGTHGKTTTTAMVASIYAEAGLDPTFVNGGLVKAAGTHARLGSSRYLIAEADESDASFLHLQPMVAIVTNIEADHMDTYHGDFENLKQTFINFLHNLPFYGRAVLCIDDPVIRELLPRVGRHVTTYGFSEDADVRIEEYRQSGAQGGFFLCRQDRPRLAVTLNAPGRHNALNAAAAAAVAMEEGIDDEAILRALSGFQGTGRRFDFLGEFSLQHVNNQPGQVMLVDDYGHHPTEVDATIKAARAGWPDRRLVMVFQPHRFTRTRDLYDDFANVLSQVDVLLMLDVYPAGESPIPGADSRSLCRTIRGRGKLDPVLVSEPATLAQVLAQFLQDGDLILTQGAGNIGRVARVLAERRLQPSSTTE; via the coding sequence GTGAATACTCAACAGCTTGCCAAACTGCGTACCATGGTGCCCGAGATGGGCCGCGTCCGCCACATTCACTTTGTCGGTATCGGCGGCGCCGGTATGGGTGGGATTGCAGAGGTGCTGGCGAACGAAGGGTATCAAATCAGCGGTTCCGATCTGGCCCCTAACGCGGTGACGCAGCAACTGAGTGAGTTGGGCGCGCAGATCTATTTTAATCATCGCCCTGAGAATGTGCGCGACGCCAGCGTGGTAGTGGTCTCCACCGCTATCGCGGCCGATAATCCGGAAATTATCGCCGCCCGCGAGGCGCGTATCCCGGTGATCCGTCGCGCCGAGATGCTGGCGGAGCTGATGCGTTTCCGCCATGGTATCGCTATCGCCGGTACGCATGGTAAGACGACGACAACGGCGATGGTCGCCAGCATCTATGCCGAGGCGGGGCTGGATCCGACTTTCGTCAACGGTGGATTGGTGAAAGCGGCGGGGACGCACGCGCGTCTCGGCTCTAGCCGTTATCTGATCGCGGAGGCTGATGAGAGCGATGCCTCTTTCCTCCATCTGCAACCGATGGTGGCGATCGTCACCAACATCGAAGCCGACCATATGGATACCTATCATGGCGACTTCGAGAACCTGAAACAGACCTTTATCAATTTTCTGCACAACCTGCCCTTCTATGGTCGGGCGGTGTTGTGTATCGATGATCCGGTGATCCGTGAGCTGTTGCCGCGCGTCGGGCGTCACGTGACGACCTATGGTTTCAGCGAGGATGCGGATGTGCGCATCGAAGAGTACCGTCAGAGCGGGGCGCAGGGGGGCTTCTTCCTCTGCCGCCAGGATCGTCCACGCTTGGCGGTGACCCTGAATGCGCCGGGGCGCCATAATGCGCTGAACGCCGCCGCCGCCGCCGCCGTGGCGATGGAGGAGGGGATCGATGATGAGGCGATCCTGCGCGCGCTGAGTGGTTTCCAGGGAACGGGACGCCGTTTCGATTTCCTGGGCGAGTTTAGTCTACAGCATGTGAACAACCAACCGGGACAGGTGATGTTGGTGGATGATTATGGCCACCATCCGACCGAAGTGGATGCGACGATTAAGGCCGCGCGTGCCGGTTGGCCGGATCGTCGCTTAGTGATGGTCTTCCAGCCGCACCGCTTCACCCGTACTCGCGATCTGTACGATGACTTCGCTAACGTGCTGTCGCAGGTGGATGTGTTGCTGATGCTGGATGTCTACCCCGCGGGAGAGAGCCCTATTCCGGGGGCGGATAGCCGCTCGCTGTGCCGGACTATTCGTGGGCGTGGCAAGTTGGATCCGGTGCTGGTTTCGGAGCCGGCAACCCTGGCACAGGTACTGGCTCAGTTCCTACAAGACGGCGATCTGATCCTGACCCAGGGCGCCGGCAATATTGGCCGCGTGGCGCGTGTGTTGGCGGAGCGCCGCCTGCAACCGTCCTCGACAACGGAGTAA
- the murG gene encoding undecaprenyldiphospho-muramoylpentapeptide beta-N-acetylglucosaminyltransferase, translating to MSGAANHQGAKRLMVMAGGTGGHVFPGLAVAHYLQAQGWQIRWLGTADRMEAQLVPQHGIEIDFIRISGLRGKGIKALLGAPFRILRAVLQARRIMRAYRPDAVLGMGGYVSGPGGLAAWLCGIPVVLHEQNGIAGLTNRWLAKIAKRVLQAFPGAFPDAPVVGNPVREAVLALPAPAQRLAGRSGPIRVLVVGGSQGARILNQTLPPVAARLGDRVTLWHQTGKGAQQEVEAEYQRLGLHEHRVSEFIDDMAAAYAWADVVVCRSGALTVSEIAAAGLPALFVPFMHKDRQQYWNAASLARAGAASIIEQPDFNVETVVETLAGWDRPTLLLMAEKARAAAITDATQRVAQVICDVAR from the coding sequence ATGAGCGGTGCGGCGAATCATCAAGGAGCAAAACGCCTGATGGTCATGGCGGGAGGAACCGGGGGGCATGTCTTTCCCGGTTTGGCCGTGGCGCACTATTTGCAGGCTCAAGGATGGCAGATCCGCTGGTTAGGTACCGCAGATCGCATGGAGGCACAGTTAGTTCCGCAGCACGGCATCGAGATCGATTTTATTCGTATCTCCGGCCTGCGGGGCAAGGGGATTAAGGCCCTGCTCGGTGCGCCGTTTCGTATCCTGCGCGCGGTATTGCAGGCGCGCCGTATCATGCGGGCGTATCGCCCCGATGCGGTCTTAGGGATGGGGGGCTACGTTTCCGGGCCGGGGGGATTAGCCGCCTGGTTGTGTGGCATCCCTGTGGTGCTGCATGAACAGAATGGCATTGCTGGTTTGACCAACCGCTGGCTAGCAAAGATCGCTAAGCGTGTGTTGCAGGCATTTCCCGGCGCCTTCCCCGATGCGCCGGTGGTGGGGAATCCGGTGCGTGAGGCGGTGTTGGCCTTGCCCGCCCCTGCTCAGCGCCTGGCTGGACGTAGTGGGCCGATCCGCGTGTTGGTGGTCGGCGGTAGCCAGGGGGCGCGTATCCTGAATCAGACCCTGCCTCCGGTGGCGGCGCGTCTGGGCGATCGTGTCACCCTATGGCATCAGACGGGCAAGGGAGCCCAACAAGAGGTCGAGGCGGAGTATCAGCGTTTAGGCCTGCATGAACATCGGGTCAGCGAGTTTATCGATGATATGGCGGCCGCGTATGCCTGGGCCGACGTCGTGGTATGTCGTTCCGGTGCGCTGACGGTGAGCGAGATCGCTGCCGCAGGCTTGCCGGCATTGTTCGTCCCCTTTATGCATAAAGATCGTCAGCAGTACTGGAATGCCGCCTCGTTGGCGCGCGCCGGTGCGGCTAGCATTATTGAGCAACCCGATTTCAACGTCGAGACGGTGGTGGAGACGTTAGCGGGTTGGGATCGCCCCACCTTGCTGCTGATGGCCGAGAAGGCCCGGGCAGCCGCCATCACCGATGCGACCCAACGTGTCGCTCAGGTGATCTGTGACGTGGCGCGTTAG
- the ftsW gene encoding cell division protein FtsW: protein MGVRESDNTGAVLYDRTLLWLTFGLAAMGFIMVTSASMPIGQRLADDPFLFAKRDAIYLTLAFGLAMVTLRVPMAFWQRWSNAMLLLSLVMLLVVLVVGSSVNGASRWIALGPLRIQPAEFSKLSLFCYLASYLVRKVEEVRNNFWGFCKPMGVMVVLAVLLLAQPDLGTVVVLFVTTLGLLFLAGAKLWQFLAIIGSGIFAVILLIIAEPYRMRRVTSFWNPWADPFGSGYQLTQSLMAFGRGEFWGQGLGNSVQKLEYLPEAHTDFIFSILGEELGYFGVVLTLLMVFFVAFRAMSIGRRALEADQRFSGFLACAIGIWFSFQALVNVGAAAGMLPTKGLTLPLISYGGSSLIIMSTALVFLLRIDYETRLANAQAVVKGSR from the coding sequence ATGGGCGTTAGAGAATCGGATAACACCGGAGCGGTGTTGTACGATCGCACGTTACTCTGGCTAACCTTTGGCTTAGCGGCGATGGGCTTCATCATGGTGACCTCGGCCTCGATGCCTATCGGCCAACGTTTGGCCGACGATCCGTTTCTGTTCGCCAAGCGTGATGCGATTTACCTGACCTTGGCCTTTGGTCTTGCCATGGTGACGCTGCGGGTGCCGATGGCATTTTGGCAGCGTTGGAGCAATGCCATGTTGCTGTTATCGCTGGTGATGTTGCTAGTGGTCTTGGTCGTTGGTAGCTCGGTTAACGGTGCCTCGCGTTGGATTGCGTTGGGGCCGTTACGTATTCAGCCGGCGGAGTTCTCCAAGCTATCGCTGTTCTGTTACCTCGCCAGTTATTTGGTGCGTAAGGTCGAGGAGGTCCGCAACAATTTTTGGGGCTTCTGTAAGCCGATGGGCGTCATGGTGGTGTTGGCGGTGCTACTGCTGGCGCAGCCGGATCTCGGCACGGTGGTGGTTCTGTTCGTCACCACGCTGGGGTTGCTATTCCTCGCCGGTGCTAAGCTGTGGCAATTCTTGGCGATCATCGGATCGGGGATCTTTGCGGTGATCCTGCTGATTATCGCCGAGCCTTACCGTATGCGGCGTGTCACCTCGTTCTGGAATCCCTGGGCCGATCCCTTCGGCAGTGGTTACCAGCTGACTCAGTCATTGATGGCCTTTGGCCGTGGTGAGTTTTGGGGGCAGGGACTGGGTAACTCGGTGCAGAAATTGGAGTATTTGCCTGAGGCGCACACCGACTTTATTTTCTCCATTCTCGGTGAAGAGCTTGGCTATTTCGGTGTGGTTCTTACCCTGTTAATGGTATTCTTCGTCGCTTTTCGTGCGATGTCTATCGGACGCCGTGCGTTAGAGGCCGACCAGCGTTTCTCCGGTTTTTTGGCGTGCGCCATCGGGATCTGGTTCAGCTTTCAGGCGCTGGTTAACGTTGGGGCGGCGGCGGGAATGTTGCCGACCAAAGGGTTGACGTTGCCGCTGATCAGCTATGGCGGTTCCAGCCTGATAATCATGTCGACGGCGCTGGTATTTTTGTTACGTATTGATTATGAGACCCGTCTGGCGAATGCCCAGGCGGTCGTTAAGGGGTCACGATGA
- the murD gene encoding UDP-N-acetylmuramoyl-L-alanine--D-glutamate ligase: MADYQGKKVVIIGLGLTGLSCVDFFIERGVVPRVIDTRPTPPGLDKLPASVERHLGGIEQSWLMEADLIVASPGIALSSPALDQAAQAGIEIVGDIELFCREAQAPIVAITGSNGKSTVTTLVGEMAHAAGWPVGVGGNIGVPALTLLKQECRLYVLELSSFQLETTHSLKAAAATILNVSEDHMNRYPLGLQQYRAAKLRIYEQARACVVNADDALTMPIHGADARCVSFGVDVGDYHLNRQQGEIWLRVRGEKILNTSEMQLTGMHNYTNALAALALADAVGLPRASSLRALTTFRGLAHRFQLVLDHNGVRWINDSKATNVGSTEAALKGLHLNGTLHLLLGGDGKAADFTPLLPYLQGERIRLYCFGRDADPLMQLRPEVSLRFTTMEQAMRAITPQLRSGDMVLLSPACASLDQFKNFEQRGDEFARLAREFG; this comes from the coding sequence ATGGCTGACTATCAGGGGAAGAAGGTCGTTATCATCGGGCTGGGGTTGACCGGCCTGTCTTGCGTCGATTTCTTCATCGAGCGCGGCGTCGTGCCGCGAGTGATCGATACCCGTCCGACGCCGCCGGGGCTGGACAAGCTGCCTGCGAGCGTCGAGCGTCATCTGGGCGGCATCGAGCAGTCCTGGTTGATGGAGGCCGATCTGATCGTCGCCAGTCCCGGGATCGCCCTCTCGTCGCCGGCGTTGGATCAGGCGGCGCAAGCCGGCATCGAGATCGTCGGTGATATCGAGCTGTTTTGCCGTGAGGCGCAGGCACCGATCGTCGCCATCACCGGTTCCAACGGTAAAAGTACTGTCACGACGCTGGTCGGCGAGATGGCGCACGCCGCCGGTTGGCCGGTCGGCGTCGGTGGCAATATCGGCGTTCCGGCGTTGACCCTGCTGAAACAAGAGTGCCGCCTCTATGTCCTGGAACTGTCCAGTTTCCAGTTGGAGACGACCCATAGCCTGAAGGCCGCGGCGGCCACGATCCTGAATGTCAGCGAAGATCATATGAATCGCTACCCCTTGGGGTTGCAGCAATACCGTGCCGCCAAGCTGCGGATCTATGAGCAGGCCCGCGCTTGTGTGGTCAATGCCGATGATGCGTTGACCATGCCGATTCATGGCGCCGATGCGCGTTGTGTCAGCTTCGGTGTCGATGTGGGCGACTACCATCTCAATCGTCAACAGGGTGAAATCTGGCTGCGGGTGCGTGGGGAGAAGATCCTCAATACCAGCGAGATGCAGCTCACGGGGATGCATAACTATACCAATGCTCTGGCGGCGTTGGCGTTGGCGGATGCCGTCGGTCTGCCTCGCGCTTCAAGTCTGAGGGCGCTGACCACCTTCCGTGGGTTGGCGCACCGTTTCCAACTGGTGCTTGATCATAACGGGGTGCGTTGGATCAACGACTCTAAGGCGACCAATGTCGGGAGTACCGAGGCGGCGCTGAAGGGGTTGCACCTGAATGGTACGCTGCATCTCTTGCTGGGGGGCGATGGTAAGGCGGCAGATTTCACGCCATTGTTACCCTATTTACAAGGGGAGCGTATTCGCCTGTACTGTTTTGGTCGCGATGCCGACCCGTTGATGCAGCTACGCCCCGAGGTCTCTTTGCGTTTCACAACCATGGAGCAGGCGATGCGCGCCATCACGCCACAGTTGCGCTCTGGCGATATGGTGTTGTTGTCACCGGCTTGTGCCAGCCTGGATCAGTTTAAAAACTTTGAGCAGCGCGGCGATGAGTTCGCCCGTCTGGCACGGGAGTTTGGCTGA
- the mraY gene encoding phospho-N-acetylmuramoyl-pentapeptide-transferase — MLVWLAEHLVKYFSGFNVFSYLTFRAIVSLLTALFISLWMGPHLIAWLQKLQIGQVVRNDGPESHFSKRGTPTMGGLMILTSITISVLMWAYPSNPYVWCVLFVLIGYGVVGFVDDYRKVVRKNTDGLIARWKYFWQSVIALVVAFTMYSIGKDTPATQLVVPFFKDIMPQLGLLYILLSYFVIVGTSNAVNLTDGLDGLAIMPTVFVAAGMGLVAWATGNVNFAAYLHIPYIRYAGELVIVCTAIVGAGLGFLWFNTYPAQVFMGDVGSLALGGALGTIAVLLRQEFLLVIMGGVFVMETLSVILQVGSFKLRGQRIFRMAPIHHHYELKGWPEPRVIVRFWIISLMLVLIGLATLKVR, encoded by the coding sequence ATGTTAGTCTGGCTGGCCGAGCACTTGGTCAAATATTTCTCGGGCTTCAACGTCTTTTCCTATTTGACGTTTCGTGCCATCGTCAGCTTGCTGACCGCGTTGTTTATTTCGTTGTGGATGGGACCGCATCTGATCGCCTGGTTACAAAAACTGCAGATCGGGCAGGTCGTCCGTAACGATGGGCCAGAATCACATTTTAGCAAGCGTGGCACCCCGACCATGGGGGGCCTGATGATCCTGACCTCGATTACTATTTCGGTGTTGATGTGGGCCTATCCCTCTAACCCCTATGTCTGGTGTGTGTTGTTCGTCCTTATCGGCTATGGGGTGGTTGGCTTTGTCGATGACTATCGCAAGGTGGTGCGCAAGAATACCGATGGGCTGATCGCGCGCTGGAAGTATTTCTGGCAGTCGGTGATTGCTCTGGTCGTCGCCTTCACCATGTACAGCATCGGTAAAGATACGCCAGCCACCCAGTTGGTGGTGCCCTTTTTCAAGGACATCATGCCGCAGTTGGGGCTGTTGTATATTCTGCTGAGCTACTTCGTCATCGTCGGCACCAGCAACGCCGTTAACCTGACTGATGGCCTGGATGGTCTGGCGATTATGCCGACAGTCTTCGTCGCCGCCGGTATGGGGTTGGTTGCCTGGGCTACGGGTAACGTTAATTTCGCTGCCTACCTTCACATCCCTTATATCCGTTACGCCGGTGAACTGGTGATTGTCTGTACCGCCATCGTCGGCGCCGGGTTAGGGTTCCTCTGGTTCAATACCTATCCGGCCCAGGTGTTTATGGGCGACGTCGGTTCGTTGGCGTTGGGCGGTGCATTGGGCACCATCGCCGTGTTGCTGCGCCAGGAGTTCCTGTTGGTGATCATGGGGGGGGTGTTTGTGATGGAGACCCTGTCGGTGATCCTGCAGGTGGGCAGTTTCAAACTGCGTGGCCAACGTATTTTTCGGATGGCCCCGATCCATCACCACTATGAACTGAAAGGCTGGCCGGAGCCACGTGTGATCGTGCGCTTCTGGATCATTTCGCTGATGCTAGTGCTGATTGGACTGGCAACCTTGAAGGTACGTTAA
- the murF gene encoding UDP-N-acetylmuramoyl-tripeptide--D-alanyl-D-alanine ligase, whose translation MIATTLRTLADAIGATLYGDDAPLAAVTTDTRKLTPGCLFIALQGESFDGHDFAARACEAGAAALLVSRRLPLAVPQLLVADTRLALGQLAAWVRSQVPARVVALTGSSGKTSVKEMSAAILAQCGNVLYTAGNLNNDIGVPLTLLRLEPQHDFAVIELGANHVGEIAYSVALTRPHSALVNNLAAAHLEGFGSLAGVARAKGEIFSGLPAQGTAIINADSNDWDNWQQALPTQRVWRFSPQAGSGVDFYASEVRSEVDGTHFVLHTPTGEIAVTLPLPGRHNIANALAAAALTMSVGASLTQVRQGLAGLHAVPGRLYPIRLGEKQLLLDDSYNANVGSMSAAAEVLGAMPGYRVMVVGDMAELGVEAEACHRRVGEAARAAGIDKVLSVGGLSRLIGEASGCGEHYMDKGAVIERLKHLLCEHAAITILVKGSRSAAMEQVVRGVSVQEMQENQSC comes from the coding sequence ATGATTGCGACGACATTACGCACCCTCGCCGATGCCATCGGCGCGACGTTATATGGGGATGATGCTCCGCTCGCGGCGGTGACGACGGATACGCGCAAGTTGACCCCAGGCTGCCTGTTTATCGCCTTGCAGGGGGAGAGCTTCGACGGCCATGACTTTGCGGCTCGCGCCTGTGAGGCGGGGGCTGCCGCGCTGCTGGTAAGCCGTCGCTTGCCGCTTGCCGTGCCGCAACTGCTGGTGGCGGATACGCGTCTGGCGCTGGGGCAATTAGCCGCCTGGGTGCGTAGCCAAGTGCCGGCGCGCGTCGTGGCATTGACTGGCTCGTCGGGCAAGACCTCCGTCAAGGAGATGAGTGCGGCGATCTTGGCGCAGTGTGGCAATGTGCTGTATACCGCCGGCAATCTAAACAATGATATCGGCGTGCCATTGACGCTCCTGCGCCTCGAACCGCAGCACGACTTCGCGGTGATCGAGCTGGGGGCTAACCATGTCGGTGAGATCGCCTACAGTGTGGCGCTGACTCGTCCACATAGCGCGTTGGTTAATAACTTGGCTGCCGCCCATCTGGAGGGGTTCGGTTCATTGGCCGGCGTCGCGCGCGCGAAAGGGGAGATCTTCTCGGGATTGCCCGCGCAGGGAACGGCGATCATCAATGCCGACAGCAACGATTGGGACAACTGGCAACAGGCCTTGCCCACGCAGCGTGTATGGCGGTTCTCGCCGCAGGCGGGGAGCGGTGTCGACTTCTATGCCAGCGAGGTGCGTAGCGAGGTGGATGGAACGCATTTTGTTCTGCATACCCCCACCGGCGAGATCGCCGTTACGCTACCGTTGCCGGGGCGGCATAACATCGCCAATGCGTTGGCGGCGGCGGCACTGACCATGTCGGTCGGTGCCTCGCTGACGCAGGTGCGCCAAGGCTTGGCTGGGCTACACGCGGTGCCGGGGCGATTGTATCCGATCCGCTTGGGCGAGAAGCAATTGCTGTTAGACGACAGCTATAACGCCAACGTCGGCTCAATGAGTGCTGCCGCCGAGGTCTTGGGCGCCATGCCTGGCTACCGGGTGATGGTCGTCGGCGATATGGCCGAGTTGGGCGTAGAGGCCGAAGCCTGCCACCGCCGTGTCGGTGAGGCGGCCCGCGCGGCAGGGATCGATAAGGTGCTGAGCGTCGGCGGATTAAGCCGACTGATCGGCGAGGCCAGTGGTTGTGGCGAACATTACATGGATAAGGGGGCAGTGATTGAGCGCCTGAAACACCTGTTATGCGAACATGCGGCGATCACCATTTTAGTTAAAGGCTCACGTAGTGCCGCAATGGAGCAGGTAGTACGAGGCGTATCTGTGCAGGAAATGCAGGAGAATCAATCATGTTAG
- the murE gene encoding UDP-N-acetylmuramoyl-L-alanyl-D-glutamate--2,6-diaminopimelate ligase, whose protein sequence is MADRNLRALLAPWVQQAPERALREMTLDSRVAAAGDLFVAVVGHSADGRRFIPQAIAQGVAAIIAEADGVAEDGCVREQHGVPVVYLSRLNERLSALAGRFYGQPGDDVQLIGVTGTNGKTTTTQLLAQWAQLLGERGAVMGTVGNGLLGQVYPSENTTGSAVDVQHMLRNLADEGATLVAMEVSSHGLVQNRVLALPFVASVFTNLSRDHLDYHGDMAQYEQAKWRLFSTHHSGEKIINADDEVGQRWLAKLPDAVAVTLADALPQAWPGRWLAARRVDYHDGGATIDIDSSWGCATLHSRLMGEFNVSNLLVALATLLALGYPLEALSAVSGQLQPVCGRMEVFQAAGKPTVVVDYAHTPDALEKALLAARLHCQGQLWCLFGCGGDRDTGKRPLMGAIAEQYADRVVVTDDNPRSEEPRTIINDILSGMLDPGMVQAIPGRAEAVTAAIMQAAPQDVILVAGKGHEDYQLVGNRRLDYSDRVTVARLLGVVA, encoded by the coding sequence GTGGCAGATCGTAATTTACGCGCGCTTTTGGCTCCTTGGGTGCAACAGGCCCCGGAGCGCGCTTTGCGGGAGATGACATTGGACAGCCGCGTGGCGGCCGCCGGCGATCTGTTTGTGGCCGTGGTCGGCCATTCGGCAGACGGGCGCCGCTTCATCCCGCAAGCCATTGCACAGGGCGTCGCCGCCATCATTGCTGAGGCCGATGGGGTCGCCGAGGATGGCTGCGTGCGTGAGCAGCACGGTGTTCCCGTGGTCTATCTTAGCCGCCTCAATGAGCGTCTGTCGGCGTTGGCAGGGCGTTTCTATGGACAACCGGGCGATGACGTGCAGTTGATCGGCGTCACGGGGACCAACGGCAAAACCACCACCACTCAACTCCTGGCGCAGTGGGCGCAGTTGTTGGGTGAGCGCGGCGCGGTGATGGGAACGGTTGGTAACGGTCTTTTGGGGCAGGTTTACCCCAGCGAAAATACCACCGGCTCTGCGGTCGACGTACAACATATGCTGCGTAACCTGGCCGATGAGGGGGCGACGCTGGTCGCGATGGAGGTCTCCTCCCACGGCTTGGTACAGAATCGAGTATTGGCGTTGCCATTCGTCGCCTCGGTGTTTACGAACCTGAGCCGCGATCATCTGGATTACCACGGCGATATGGCGCAGTACGAACAGGCGAAATGGCGTCTGTTTTCGACGCATCACAGCGGCGAGAAGATCATCAATGCCGATGATGAGGTGGGTCAGCGTTGGTTGGCGAAGTTACCCGATGCGGTAGCGGTTACCCTGGCCGATGCGTTGCCGCAAGCGTGGCCGGGCCGCTGGCTGGCCGCGCGCCGCGTGGACTACCACGACGGCGGTGCCACTATCGATATTGACTCCAGTTGGGGATGTGCGACCTTACACAGCCGCCTGATGGGGGAGTTCAACGTTAGCAACCTGCTGGTGGCGTTGGCGACGCTGTTGGCGCTCGGCTACCCGCTTGAGGCGCTCAGTGCCGTATCCGGTCAGCTACAACCGGTCTGCGGGCGCATGGAGGTGTTCCAGGCCGCAGGCAAACCGACGGTGGTGGTCGATTATGCGCATACCCCGGACGCCTTGGAGAAGGCATTGCTGGCCGCACGCCTGCACTGCCAGGGGCAGTTGTGGTGCCTGTTTGGTTGCGGTGGCGATCGCGATACGGGGAAACGCCCGCTGATGGGCGCCATCGCCGAACAGTATGCCGATCGTGTCGTGGTGACGGATGATAACCCGCGTAGCGAAGAGCCACGCACCATCATCAACGATATTCTGAGCGGTATGCTGGATCCGGGGATGGTGCAGGCTATCCCGGGGCGTGCCGAGGCGGTAACCGCCGCCATCATGCAGGCCGCGCCGCAGGATGTCATCCTGGTGGCCGGTAAAGGGCATGAGGATTACCAACTGGTCGGCAACCGCCGTCTGGATTACTCCGATCGGGTGACGGTAGCGCGCCTGTTGGGGGTGGTAGCATGA
- a CDS encoding peptidoglycan glycosyltransferase FtsI: MKAVRKIRRQEEQASFVSWRFALLCGCILLALLGLLARAAYLQVISPEHLVREGDARSLRTQAIPTARGMIKDRAGRPLAVSVPVNAIWADPKEVNAHGGITLDTRWQALADALEMPLDKMSARINANPRGRFVYLARQVNPAMGEYIHKLRLPGIYLKQESRRYYPAGQVTAHIIGVTNIDGQGIEGVEKSFDRWLTGQPGERTVRKDRFGRVIEDISSVDSLAAHNLSLSIDERLQALVYRELTNAVAFNKAESGTAVLVDVNTGEVLAMANSPSYNPNNLTDTPQEAMRNRAITDIFEPGSTVKPMVVMTALQRGIVRENSVLNTLPYYVNGHEIKDVARYAELSITGILQKSSNVGVSKLALAMPSSALVETYSSFGFGKPTNLGLVGESSGIYPNKQRWSDIERATFSFGYGLMVTPLQLARVYATIGSQGIYRPLSITKVDPPVPGERVFPAALVRSVIHMMESVALPGGGGVKAAVKGYRVAVKTGTAKKVGPDGRYVNKYIAYTAGIAPASNPQFALVVVINDPQAGKYYGGAVSAPVFGAIMGGVLRTMNVEPDALPTGDKSELVNNKKEGSGGRS, translated from the coding sequence ATGAAAGCGGTGCGAAAGATACGGCGTCAGGAGGAACAGGCCAGCTTTGTGAGCTGGCGTTTTGCGTTGTTGTGCGGCTGTATCCTCTTGGCATTGCTGGGTCTGCTGGCTCGGGCGGCCTACCTACAGGTCATTAGCCCTGAGCATCTGGTGCGTGAGGGCGACGCGCGCTCTTTGCGTACCCAAGCGATCCCGACGGCCCGCGGCATGATCAAGGATCGTGCCGGACGTCCGTTGGCGGTCAGTGTACCGGTTAATGCGATTTGGGCCGATCCTAAGGAAGTCAACGCGCACGGTGGGATCACGCTGGATACCCGCTGGCAGGCGCTGGCCGATGCGCTGGAGATGCCGTTAGACAAGATGTCGGCCCGCATCAATGCGAATCCACGCGGGCGCTTCGTCTATTTGGCGCGTCAGGTCAACCCGGCGATGGGGGAGTATATCCATAAGCTACGCCTGCCAGGGATCTACTTGAAGCAGGAGTCACGCCGCTATTATCCGGCAGGGCAAGTGACTGCTCACATCATCGGTGTGACCAATATCGACGGTCAGGGGATCGAAGGTGTGGAGAAGAGCTTCGATCGCTGGCTGACGGGGCAACCCGGCGAGCGTACGGTACGTAAGGATCGTTTCGGTCGCGTGATCGAGGATATCTCCTCGGTAGATAGCCTAGCGGCTCATAACCTGTCGCTGAGTATCGATGAGCGTCTACAGGCCTTGGTATACCGCGAGCTAACCAATGCGGTGGCGTTTAACAAGGCAGAGTCGGGGACGGCGGTGTTAGTGGACGTTAACACCGGTGAGGTGTTGGCGATGGCGAACAGCCCTTCCTATAACCCCAATAACTTGACCGATACCCCGCAAGAGGCGATGCGTAACCGTGCCATCACCGATATCTTCGAGCCCGGCTCAACGGTTAAACCGATGGTGGTGATGACCGCCCTGCAACGCGGCATCGTGCGTGAGAATAGCGTGCTCAATACGCTACCGTACTATGTTAACGGCCATGAAATTAAAGATGTGGCGCGTTATGCAGAGCTATCCATTACCGGGATTTTACAGAAGTCGAGTAACGTCGGTGTTTCTAAGCTGGCGTTAGCGATGCCGTCCTCGGCGCTGGTGGAGACTTACTCCAGCTTCGGGTTCGGAAAACCGACCAATTTGGGGTTGGTCGGGGAAAGCAGTGGCATATACCCAAATAAACAACGGTGGTCTGACATAGAGAGGGCCACCTTTTCTTTCGGATATGGGCTGATGGTAACCCCGTTACAGTTGGCGCGTGTCTATGCAACCATCGGCAGCCAGGGCATTTATCGCCCGTTGTCGATCACCAAGGTGGATCCGCCGGTACCCGGTGAGCGGGTGTTCCCCGCCGCGCTGGTACGTAGCGTGATACATATGATGGAAAGCGTTGCGTTGCCCGGAGGGGGCGGCGTCAAGGCGGCAGTGAAAGGTTACCGGGTCGCCGTAAAGACCGGTACGGCCAAGAAGGTTGGGCCCGACGGGCGCTATGTGAATAAATACATCGCCTATACGGCAGGCATTGCGCCCGCCAGCAATCCCCAATTTGCCCTGGTTGTGGTGATCAACGATCCACAGGCAGGGAAATATTACGGTGGTGCGGTATCTGCGCCGGTCTTTGGCGCCATCATGGGCGGGGTACTGCGCACCATGAACGTTGAGCCGGATGCGTTGCCCACGGGTGATAAGAGCGAATTGGTGAACAATAAAAAAGAGGGTTCAGGTGGCAGATCGTAA